GGATAGAATTCTCTACAGATATCAACAGCGTAATGTACGCGTATATCGATAGAAAGAAAAAATTACCTGTAACAACTTTATTCCGTGCAATCGGATTCGAAAGAGATAAAGACATCCTTGAGATCTTCGACTTAGCTGAAGAAATTAAAGTTTCTAAAACTGGTATTAAAAAATATATTGGAAGAAGACTTGCTGCGCGTGTTTTGAACACATGGCATGAGGATTTCGTTGACGAGGATACTGGAGAGGTAGTTTCTATCGAGCGTAACGAAATCATCCTTGATCGTGATACTATTATCGACAAAGATAATGTTGAAGAGATCATCGATTCTAACGTAAAATCTATTTTGTTACACAAAGAGGATAACAACCAAGCAGATTATGCTATTATCCACAATACGTTACAAAAAGATCCAACAAACTCTGAAAAAGAAGCTGTTGAGCACATTTACCGTCAGTTGCGTAACGCTGAACCGCCTGATGAGGAAACTGCTCGTGGTATTATAGATAAATTGTTCTTTTCTGACCAACGTTACAACTTAGGTGAAGTAGGTCGTTACAGAATGAACAAGAAATTGAATTTAGATATCCCTATGGATAAGCAAGTGCTTACCAAAGAAGATATCATTACAATTGTAAAATATTTGATCGAGTTGATCAACTCTAAAGCAGAGATTGATGATATTGATCACTTATCAAACCGTCGTGTTAGAACAGTTGGAGAACAATTGTCACAACAATTCGGTGTTGGTTTAGCACGTATGGCTAGAACTATTCGTGAGAGAATGAACGTTAGAGATAACGAGGTGTTTACACCAATCGATTTGATCAATGCTAAAACATTATCATCGGTTATCAACTCTTTCTTTGGTACTAACCAGTTGTCTCAATTTATGGATCAAACGAATCCATTAGCTGAGATTACACACAAAAGAAGATTATCTGCACTTGGACCAGGTGGACTTTCGAGAGAGAGAGCTGGTTTCGAGGTTCGTGACGTTCACTATACGCACTACGGACGTTTATGTCCGATTGAAACTCCAGAGGGACCAAACATTGGTTTGATTTCATCTCTTGGTGTTTACGCGAAAGTAAACGGAATGGGATTCATCGAAACACCTTACCGTAAAGTTACTAACGGTGTAGTTGATTTAGAAAGTACTCCGGTTTATTTGAGTGCTGAAGAAGAAGAAGGTAAAATGATTGCTCAGGCAAACATTGAAATGGATGAAAATGGTAAAATTACGGCTAGCAATGTTATTGCTCGTGAGGAAGGTGACTTCCCGGTTGTTGAGCCAAATGTAGTTCATTATACAGACGTTGCTCCTAACCAGATCGCTTCGATTTCTGCATCTTTAATTCCTTTCCTGGAGCATGATGATGCGAACCGTGCGTTGATGGGATCTAACATGATGCGTCAGGCGGTTCCTTTGATTCGTCCTGAAGCGCCGATTGTTGGTACAGGTTTAGAGCGTCAGGTAGCTTCAGATTCAAGAGTATTAATCAATGCTGAAGGGCATGGAACTGTTGAATACGTTGATGCTAACATTATTACTATTAAATACGATCGTACAGAAGACGAAAGAATGGTTAGTTTTGATGCTGATGAGAAAACATACAACTTAATTAAATTTAGAAAAACCAATCAGGGTACTAGTATTAACCTGAAACCAATCGTAAGAAAAGGTGACAGAGTTGTTCCTGGACAAGTATTGTCTGAAGGATATGCTACTCAAAATGGTGAATTAGCTTTAGGTAGAAACTTAAAAGTTGCGTTCATGCCATGGAAAGGGTACAACTTCGAGGATGCGATTGTAATTTCTGAAAAAGTAGTTCGTGATGATATTTTTACTTCTATCCACGTTGATGATTATTCATTAGAGGTTAGAGATACTAAGTTAGGAAACGAAGAGTTAACAAACGATATTCCTAACGTTTCTGAAGAAGCTACTAAAGATTTAGATGAAAACGGTATGATCAGAATTGGAGCAGAGGTTAAGCCTGGTGACATTTTGATCGGAAAAATTACACCAAAAGGAGAATCAGATCCAACTCCAGAGGAGAAATTGCTTCGTGCAATCTTCGGGGATAAAGCTGGTGATGTAAAAGATGCTTCATTAAAAGCTTCTCCATCTTTACATGGTGTAGTTCTTGACAAAAAATTATTTGCAAGAGCCGTTAAAGATAAACGTAAACGTACTCAGGATAAAGATGCTTTAGGAGCTCTTGAAATGGAGTTTGAAACTAAATTTGTTGAATTAAAAGACAGATTGGTTGAGAAATTATTCCTGATCGTGAACGGAAAAACATCTCAAGGTGTAATGAACGATTTGGGTGAAGAAGTTTTACCAAAAGGTAAAAAATACACTCAAAAAATGCTTTACGCAGTAGAAGATTTTGCTCACTTAAGCAAAGGTCAATGGGTTGCTGATGATGCTACTAATAAAATGGTTAATGATTTAATTCATAACTATAAAATTAAGCTGAACGACTTACAAGGAGCTTTAAGAAGAGAGAAATTCACTATTACAGTTGGAGATGAATTACCATCTGGTATCTTGAAATTAGCTAAGATTTATATTGCTAAGAAACGTAAGTTGAAAGTAGGGGATAAAATGGCGGGTCGTCACGGTAACAAAGGTATTGTTGCAAGAATCGTTCGTCATGAAGATATGCCTTTCTTAGAAGACGGAACACCAGTAGATATCGTATTGAATCCACTTGGGGTACCTTCACGTATGAATATTGGTCAGATTTATGAGACTGTTCTTGGATGGGCTGGTATGAACTTGGGTAGAAAATTTGCTACTCCAATTTTTGATGGTGCTTCTTTAGATCAAATCAATGCTTTGACAGATGAAGCGAACGTACCACGTTTCGGACATACTTATCTTTATGATGGTGGAACTGGGGAGCGTTTTGCACAAAAAGCAACTGTGGGTGTAATTTACATGCTTAAATTAGGACACATGGTTGATGATAAGATGCACGCACGTTCTATCGGACCATACTCATTGATTACGCAACAGCCACTTGGAGGTAAGGCTCAATTTGGAGGTCAGCGTTTTGGAGAGATGGAGGTTTGGGCACTTGAGGCTTATGGAGCTTCTAGTACACTACGTGAAATCTTAACTGTTAAGTCTGATGACGTTATTGGTAGAGCAAAAACTTACGAGGCTATCGTTAAGGGTGAAACTATGCCAGAACCAGGTTTACCAGAATCATTCAATGTATTAATGCACGAATTGAAAGGTCTTGGATTGGATCTTCGTTTGGAAGAATAAATAAAAGTTTTGTAGTCAGTCTCATTTATTAATGGGACTGATTACTCATTTATATCAGTTTTTAAAGATTTATACCCGTAACCCGTTCCGATTTTTTATAACAATGCAAGCCATTTTATAACTAGCACTTCAAATAACAGTTTGAGGTTTAGAGAAGTAACCCGAGGTAGTAGCGAATGATTAACTCTTTTCTTTTAAAGAGTAGATTATAAATCTAAAATCAATTTTTTAATTGCAATAAATCAATAGTAAAAACTATGATGAATAACAGAAACAATAAAGATAAGAATCCAGTAAAAAGATTTAACAAAATCTCTATTGGATTGGCTTCACCAGAATCTATCTTGAAAGAATCAAGAGGAGAGGTTTTAAAGCCAGAAACTATTAACTATAGAACGCACAAACCAGAGCGTGACGGACTTTTCTGCGAAAGAATCTTCGGACCAGTAAAAGATTTCGAATGTGCTTGTGGTAAGTATAAAAGAATTCGTTACAAAGGTATCATCTGTGACCGTTGTGGTGTTGAAGTTACTGAGAAAAAAGTACGTCGTGACAGAGTAGGACACATCAACCTTGTTGTGCCAATTGCTCACATCTGGTATTTCCGTTCTCTTCCAAACAAAATTGGGTATATCCTTGGTCTTCCATCTAAGAAATTAGATATGATTATTTACTACGAAAGATACGTAGTAATCCAGGCTGGTATTGCTAAAAATGCAGATGGAGAATCTTTACAAAGATTAGATTTCTTAACTGAAGAAGAATACTTAAACATTTTAGATACTCTTCCACAGGAAAACCAATATTTAGATGATTTAGATCCTAATAAATTTGTTGCCAAAATGGGAGCAGAGTGTATTATGGATTTATTAGCTCGTATTGACTTAGATGCTTTATCTTATGAATTAAGACATAGCGCTAACAATGAGACTTCTAAACAAAGAAAAACTGAAGCTTTAAAAAGATTACAAGTTGTGGAGTCTTTCCGTGAGTCTAACTTAAACCGCGAAAACCGTCCAGAATGGATGATTATGAAAGTGGTTCCAGTTATTCCACCAGAATTACGTCCACTTGTGCCACTTGATGGAGGTCGTTTTGCAACTTCAGATTTGAACGATTTATATCGTCGTGTAATCATCCGTAACAACCGTTTGAAAAGATTAATGGAGATTAAAGCTCCAGAAGTTATCTTAAGAAACGAAAAACGTATGCTACAGGAATCTGTAGATTCATTATTCGATAACACACGTAAAGCTTCTGCTGTTAAAACAGAATCAAACAGACCATTAAAATCATTATCTGACTCTTTAAAAGGTAAACAAGGACGTTTCCGTCAAAACCTTTTAGGAAAACGTGTGGATTATTCTGCTCGTTCGGTAATTGTCGTTGGTCCTGAGTTAAAATTATATGAGTGCGGATTGCCAAAAGATATGGCATCTGAGTTATATAAACCTTTCGTTATCCGTAAATTGATTGAAAGAGGTATTGTTAAAACAGTAAAATCTGCTAAGAAAATCATTGACAAAAAAGAGCCAGTAGTTTGGGATATCCTTGAAAACGTAATTAAAGGTCACCCGGTATTACTTAACCGTGCTCCTACTTTGCACAGACTTGGTATTCAGGCATTCCAGCCAAAATTAATTGAAGGAAAAGCGATCCAGTTACACCCATTAGTATGTACGGCTTTCAACGCCGATTTCGATGGTGACCAGATGGCTGTTCACTTACCATTAGGACCAGAGGCTATTTTAGAAGCACAATTATTAATGTTGGCTTCTCACAATATCCTGAACCCTGCAAATGGTGCTCCAATTACTGTACCTTCTCAGGACATGGTCTTGGGTCTATATTACATGACTAAAGAGCGTATTTCTACAGAAGATCACAAAATTTTAGGTCAGGATTTAACTTTCTATTCTGCTGAAGAAGTAAATATTGCATTAAACGAAGGAAGATTAGAATTAAATGCTCGTGTAAAAATCCGTGCAAAAGATTTTAATGAAAACGGAGAGCTAGTGTACAAAATCATCCAAACAACTGCAGGACGTGTATTATTTAACGAAGTAGTACCTGAAGCAGCTGGATATATCAACGACGTATTAACTAAGAAAAACCTTAGAGATATTATTGGACACATTTTAAGTGTGACTGATGTACCTACAACGGCAGCTTTCTTGGATAATATGAAAGATATGGGCTATAAATTCGCATTTAGAGGAGGTTTATCATTCTCTTTAGGTGATATTAGAATCCCAGAACAAAAAACTAAATTGATTGCAGATGCCAGAGAACAAGTTGAAGGTATCTCAACCAACTATAACATGGGTCTTATTACCAATAACGAGCGTTACAACCAGGTTATTGACGTATGGACTTCTGCGAATGCACAGCTTACTGAGTTAGCAATGAAAAATATTAGAGAAGACCAGCAAGGTTTCAACTCTGTATATATGATGCTTGACTCTGGAGCGAGGGGTTCTAAGGAGCAGATTCGTCAGTTAACAGGTATGCGTGGTTTGATGGCTAAGCCTAAAAAATCTACTGCCGGTGGTGGTGAGATTATTGAAAACCCGATTCTTTCTAACTTTAAGGAAGGTCTTTCAATCCTTGAGTACTTCATTTCTACTCACGGTGCTCGTAAAGGTCTTGCGGATACAGCTCTTAAAACAGCCGATGCTGGTTACTTGACAAGAAGACTTCATGACGTTTCTCAAGATGTTATTGTTAACATCGAGGATTGTGGAACTCTTAGAGGTGTTGAAGTATCTGCATTGAAGAAAAATGAGGAAATCGTTGAATCATTAGGAGAGAGAATTTTAGGACGTGTTGCATTACAAGACGTTATTAATCCTCTTACTAACGAAGTAATGGTTAAATCTGGAGAGCAAATCACTGAATCAATCATGAGAACAATAGAAGCTTCTCCAGTTGAAAAAGTAGAGGTTAGATCTCCATTAACTTGTGAAGCTACAAAAGGTATTTGTGCTAAATGTTACGGTAGAAACTTAGCTACTGGTAAGATGACACAAAGAGGTGAAGCTGTCGGAGTTATTGCAGCTCAGTCTATTGGTGAGCCAGGTACACAGTTAACACTTCGTACGTTCCACGTTGGAGGGGTTGCCGGAGGAATTTCTGAAGAATCTAGTATTGTTACAAGATTTAACGGTAGATTAGAAATTGAAGATTTAAAAACAGTAAAAGGAGAAGACAGCGAAGGAAACTCTGTTGATATCGTGGTTTCACGTTCAACTGAATTGAAATTGGTTGACGAGAAAACAGGAATTGTTTTAAATACGCATAACATTCCTTACGGATCTAGTATTTTTGTTAATGATGGAGATACTGTTGCAAAAGGAACTGTAATCTGTAAATGGGATCCATATAATGGTGTAATTGTTTCTGAATTTACTGGTAAGATTGCTTACGAAGATTTAGAGCAAGGACAAACATTCATGGTTGAAATTGATGAGCAGACAGGTTTCCAGGAAAAAGTAATTTCTGAAGCCAGAAACAAAAAATTAATCCCAACTTTATTGGTTTACGGTAAAGAAGGTGAATTGATTCGTTCATACAACTTACCGGTTGGAGCTCACTTGATGGTTGAGAATGGCGAGAAAATTAAGGCTGGTAAAGTCTTGGTTAAAATTCCGCGTCGTTCTTCAAAATCTGGGGATATTACAGGAGGTTTACCAAGAATTACAGAGCTGTTAGAAGCTCGTAATCCTTCTAACCCAGCTGTAGTTTCTGAGATAGATGGTGTTGTTTCTTTTGGAAAAATCAAAAGAGGTAATCGTGAGATCGTTATCGAATCTAAATTTGGTGATGTTAGAAAATATCTTGTAAAATTATCAAGTCAAATCCTTGTTCAGGAAAATGACTTTGTAAGAGCCGGTGTTCCATTGTCTGATGGTGCTATTACTCCGGATGATATCTTAAGAATTCAGGGACCTGCTGCTGTTCAACAGTACTTGGTAAATGAAATTCAGGAAGTTTACCGTTTACAAGGGGTAAAAATCAACGACAAGCACTTTGAAGTTGTTATTCGTCAGATGATGCGTAAAGTAAGGGTTCAGGATCCTGGAGATACTTTATTCTTAGAAGACCAATTGATTCATACTAAAGACTTTATTGTTCAAAATGATAAGTTATATGGAATGAAAGTGGTTGAAGATGCCGGAGATTCTTCTGTATTGAAACCAGGTCAGATTATTACACCTCGTGAATTGCGTGATGAAAATTCATTATTGAAACGAAATGATAGAAATCTTGTAGTAGCAAGAGACGTAATTACAGCAACTGCAACGCCAGTTTTACAAGGTATTACAAGAGCTTCGTTACAAACTAAATCATTTATTTCTGCGGCTTCATTCCAGGAGACAACGAAAGTACTTAACGAAGCTGCAGTAGCTGGTAAAGTAGATGACTTAGAAGGATTAAAAGAAAATGTAATTGTTGGTCACAGAATTCCTGCGGGAACTGGTATGAGAGAATACGATAATACTATTGTAGGATCTAAAGACGATTACAATGAAATGATGGCAAATAAAGAAGAGTATATTTATTAATTCTTATCAATTCCCTCTTTTTCAAAAGAGGGAAATTGAAAAAATATTCAAGTTATGAGTAATCCGAAACAACAAGAGCAAATTAATATTGAGTTAGACGAAACTATTGCAGAAGGAATTTATTCCAACCTTGCAATCATCAATCACTCATCATCTGAATTTGTTTTAGATTTTGTAAATATTATGCCGGGTACTCCTAAAGCAAAAGTAAAGTCAAGAATTGTACTGACGCCACAACATGCTAAAAGATTATTAAGAGCTATTGGTGAAAACATTCATCGCTTTGAAGCAGCTCATGGCGAAATCAAAGAAACTGAACAAGCGCCAATTCCGCTTAATTTTGGTCCGGCAGGACAAGCATAAAGTTTTAAAGCTCCAGAAATGGAGCTTTTTTTATTGATAAATTCATAAAAAGTGTATTTTGTCTGATTTAATTTACTTTCAACGAATATGTTTTAATACATTGTTTTTTAATTCTAATTTTGACTTAACATAAAATAAAGAAAATTAATTTTTCCAATAAAAAGTTAATTTAATACTATTAAAAAAGCGCCAACTTTGAAAAGTTGGCGCTTTTTGATTATATAAGACGATCACATATTTATTCAAATTCAGATGTAAAAAATAATTTTACATTTGGATATTTGCTTTGGGTCATTTGAATTGTAAAGTCAGAATCGGCTAAAAATACTAATTGTCCATATTTGTCATGAGCCAGAAATTTTTGTTTGATTCTTTTAAATTCTTTAAACTCTTCACTTTTAGGATCATTCGGTTTTACCCAACATGCTTTGTGAACAGGGAAATTTTCATAGGTACATTTAGCACCGTATTCATGCTCTAAACGGTATTGGATAACTTCATATTGTAGTGCGCCAACAGTACCGATAATCTTACGATTATTCATTTCTAATGTAAATAATTGCGCTACACCTTCATCCATTAACTGATCAATTCCTTTATCCAATTGTTTTGCTTTCATTGGATCTGCATTGTTGATATATCTAAAGTGTTCAGGAGAGAAGCTTGGAATTCCTTTGAAACTCATTAATTCTCCTTCAGTCAAAGTATCACCAATTTTAAAATTCCCTGTATCATGAAGACCAACAATATCTCCCGGATAAGAAATATCTACGATTTCTTTTTTCTCTGCAAAAAAAGCATTTGGGCTGGAAAATTTTAAATTTTTCTTCTGACGAACATGGTAATATGGTTTGTTTCTTTCGAATGTTCCGGAAACAATTTTAATAAAAGCTAATCGGTCACGGTGTTTTGGATCCATATTTGCATGGATTTTGAAAACAAAACCAGACATTTTTTCTTCAGCAGGATCAACCAAACGGGTTTCAGAATCCTTTGGTCTTGGTGATGGTGCGATTGTAACGAAACAATCCAACAACTCGCGAACTCCAAAATTGTTTAACGCAGAGCCAAAAAATACAGGCTGAATTTTTCCGTCTAAATAATCCTGGCGATCAAATTTTGGATAGACTTCATCAATTAATTCTAATTCTTCACGAAGTTTTTCTGCAGCTTTCTGACCAACAATTTTATCTAGTTCCGGATTGTTTTGTACATCAGAAAAAGCAATTGTTTCTTCAATATTTTTACGGCTGTCCCCACTAAAAAGATTGATGTTTTCTTCCCATAAATTATAAATTCCCTGAAAATCATATCCCATTCCGATAGGGAAACTTAGAGGTGTAACTTTTAATCCTAACTTTTGTTCTACTTCATCCATCAAATCAAAAGCATCTTTACCTTCACGGTCTAATTTGTTGATGAAAACAATCATTGGAATGTTTCTCATTCTACAAACTGCAACCAGTTTTTCAGTTTGTTCCTCGACCCCTTTTGCAACGTCAATTACAACAATGACACTGTCTACAGCTGTTAATGTTCTAAAAGTATCTTCGGCAAAATCCTTGTGTCCAGGCGTATCAAGAATGTTGATTTTTTTGTCTTTATAATTAAAAGCAAGAACAGATGTTGAAACCGAAATACCTCTTTGGCGTTCGATTTCCATGAAATCACTTGTGGCTCCTTTTTTAATTTTATTATTTTTTACGGCGCCTGCTTCCTGGATTGCACCTCCAAAAAGTAATAATTTTTCTGTCAATGTTGTTTTACCGGCATCAGGATGCGAGATAATTCCAAAAGTTCTTCTGCGTTGTATTTCTTTTAAAAAGCTCATATTTTATATAAATAGGTTGCAAAAGTACTATTAATTAATGCTATTTAAAAATAAATGCCATTCAGTTTGGTTTAGATGATTTCGTTTTTTTGTTATTTATATTACTCAAATTAATAAGTTGTTTTAATTTATCAGGGTTGTGTATAATTTTTTGTTAATAGTATAGCAGATAGTTGGATTGTGTAATTGAATTGTTATTTTTGTTCGTTATAAGTTGTGGAAACCAGATGCAGTTTTTTCTATTTCTATAATTTTGAAATATTTATTAATTATTTCAGTTTTAAAGAAAACACTAAATAAAGCCTTACATTCAAATTAAATTTAAAATAATGTTATTAAAAAAATTACAGCTAAAAACTATTGATTGCAGGTTAGTACTGACAATATGTTTTTTACTTTTTTTCAGCTCGATTATTTCTGCTCAGGAAGTTATTAAGGATGTTGTAGCTGAGAAACCGGCTGATAAAGCTTCAATCAACAAACAAAAGGTAGATGGTATTATTGCCACGGTTGGGGATTATATTGTTTTAGACTCAGATATTGATAAAGGGTATCTTGAAATTACTTCTCAGGGCGGTTCGGTAAAGGATATTACCAGATGTCAGATGTTAGGGAAGCTTTTGGAAGATAAATTGTATGCACATCAGGCAATTCAGGACAGTATTATTGTTAGTGATGCCGAAGTAAAAAGCATGATGGATGAAAGGCTTACTTACATGATGAGACAGACTGGTGGGGATATCAATAAAATTGTAGAATTTTACAAAAAGAGTTCAGTTGAGGAATTTAAAACATATTTTGCAGATATATTAAAAGAGCAAAAATTATCTTCTGAAATGCAGAAAAAGATTGTTGATGCAGTTGAAATAACGCCAGAAGAGGTTCGTAATTTCTTTAAAAAGATACCAAAAGATGAATTGCCTACTTTTGGAGCTGAAATGGAGGTAGCCCAAATAGTGGTAGAACCTAAAGTCTCAAAAGAAGACAAGCAAAAAGTGATTGACAGATTGAATTCTATTCGAAAAGATGTTTTAGAAGGTTCAAGTTTTGCTACAAAAGCTGTACTGTATTCTCAGGATCCGGGGTCTTCACCTAATGGAGGTTATTATAAAATGACCAGAAAAACACCTTTTGTCAAGGAATTTAAAGATGTCGCTTTTAGTTTAGCGGAAGGGGAAATTTCAGATCCTTTTGAAACACAATACGGATACCACATTATAATGGTTGATAAAATAAAAGGGCAAGAAGTAGAATTGCGTCATATTTTAATTTCGCCAACAGTTTCAGAAACAGCTTTAAAAGAAGCAAAAGAAAGAATTACAAACATCAGAAATAAGATTGTAAATAAGGAAATTTCTTTTGCAGATGCTGCCAGAACTGAATCTGATCAAAAAGAAACAAGAGCCAACGGAGGTACTTTAGTTAATCCAAATACTCAGGATACGCGTTTTGAACTTACAAAAATGGATGCAACGTTATACAGTCAGGTTTCAAATTTAAAAGACAATGAAGTATCTCAGCCACTTTTGGATACAGATGATAAAGGGAAAAAAACATATAAATTAATTACTGTAACAAACAGAATTGATTCTCACGTTGCAGATTATGCAAAAGATTACACTAAAATCAAAGAATTAGCATTAAAAGAAAAACAAATCAATGCCATTGCAAAATGGTTTGATACAAAAATCAAAGACACCTATATTAAGATTATTGGCGAATACAGAGATTGTACCTTTACTAATAATTGGTTGAAAAAATAATTTTTATTAAATAAAGAAAAGAGTTAGTTTTATGAATTCATAGAGCTAACTCTTTTTAATTTAAAATATATTCATAAATGTCTGACGTAGCAGCAATTCATAATTTAGTTCAAAAAAGAAACGAATTAAAAACCGAGATAGCAAAAATCATTGTAGGGCAGGATGCCGTTGTAGATCAAATTTTACTTTGCATATTTTCAGGAGGACACGCACTTTTAATTGGGGTTCCTGGTTTGGCGAAAACTTTAATGATTAATACTTTGTCTCAGGCTTTGGGGCTGGATTTTAAAAGAATTCAGTTTACACCGGATTTAATGCCTTCGGATATTTTAGGAAGTGAAATTCTGGATGAAAACCGACAGTTTAAGTTTATCAAAGGACCGATTTTTTCCAACATCATTCTAGCTGATGAGATCAACAGAACTCCACCAAAAACTCAGGCTGCATTATTAGAAGCAATGCAGGAACGGTCTGTAACAATTGCTGGGCATAACTATAAATTAGATTTACCTTATTTTGTATTGGCGACCCAAAACCCAATTGAGCAGGAAGGAACATATCCTTTACCGGAAGCTCAGTTAGACCGTTTTATGTTTGCTATAAAATTAGAATATCCAACATTCGAAGAAGAAGTTCAGGTTGTTAAACAAACTACTTCAGATGTGAAAACTAAAATAAATCCGTTGTTTACAGCTCAGGAGATAATAGACTTCCAGCATTTGATCCGTAGAATTCCAGTAGCAGATAATGTCATTGAATATGCAGTGACACTTGTTAGTAAAACACGTCCTGATAATAGCCTGACTAATGATTTTGTTAAAAATTATCTGGATTGGGGAGCAGGCCCAAGAGCTTCTCAAAATTTAATTTTAGCAGCCAAAGCACATGCTGCTTTTAACGGCAAATTTTCACCCGATATTGAAGATGTAAAAGCAGTGGCAACCGGAATCTTACGTCACAGGATTATCAAAAATTATAAAGCAGATGCAGAAGGAATTACAGAAGAAGTAATTATCCAGAAGTTGATGTAAGTAAGATTTAGATTGCATTACTAGCCATGCTGACCAAATCAGTTTGGCTTTTTTGTATGTGAAAATTTCGGATTTTAAATAAGTAGTTTTACTTATAAGAAGAAGCTGGTGATTAAAACTATAACGTTATAAATACTTATTTAGAAGATTTCTTCTTTAAAATAGAAGTGAAAACTGATTTTCTTTATAACATTAAATTTTTACTTTGTTAAAGAAAAGTTTTTAAATTATTGATAATTTATTTTTCGATCCGAAAAATGATTTTTTATCAGTTTTTAAGGCTGATAATTGTTTTTTTGCAATAATAATTTTTAAAAAAGCGCCATACATTATATTTTTTTTAATTCTCAGCTTTAATTCCTAAATTTGCGTGCAAAAAAAATAAAAATACCTATTTATAAAGACTTCTATTATGAATATTTACAAGGATTACATTCAAGAGATTGAAGAAAGAAAAGCCCAGGGTCTTCATCCGAAGCCTATTGATGGTGCGGAATTACTAAGCGAAATCATTGCGCAAATTAAAGATTTAAATAATGAACACAGAGAGGACTCTCTTAAGTTTTTTATTTACAACACTTTGCCTGGGACCACCAGTGCAGCAGGTGAGAAAGCTAAGTTTTTAAAAGAAATCATTCTTGGTGAATCTGAAGTAAAAGAAATTACACCTGCTTTTGCCTTCGAATTATTGTCACATATGAAAGGGGGACCTTCTATTGAAGTACTTCTTGATTTAGCTTTAGGTAGTG
The Flavobacterium flavigenum genome window above contains:
- a CDS encoding peptidylprolyl isomerase, whose product is MLLKKLQLKTIDCRLVLTICFLLFFSSIISAQEVIKDVVAEKPADKASINKQKVDGIIATVGDYIVLDSDIDKGYLEITSQGGSVKDITRCQMLGKLLEDKLYAHQAIQDSIIVSDAEVKSMMDERLTYMMRQTGGDINKIVEFYKKSSVEEFKTYFADILKEQKLSSEMQKKIVDAVEITPEEVRNFFKKIPKDELPTFGAEMEVAQIVVEPKVSKEDKQKVIDRLNSIRKDVLEGSSFATKAVLYSQDPGSSPNGGYYKMTRKTPFVKEFKDVAFSLAEGEISDPFETQYGYHIIMVDKIKGQEVELRHILISPTVSETALKEAKERITNIRNKIVNKEISFADAARTESDQKETRANGGTLVNPNTQDTRFELTKMDATLYSQVSNLKDNEVSQPLLDTDDKGKKTYKLITVTNRIDSHVADYAKDYTKIKELALKEKQINAIAKWFDTKIKDTYIKIIGEYRDCTFTNNWLKK
- a CDS encoding AAA family ATPase, producing the protein MSDVAAIHNLVQKRNELKTEIAKIIVGQDAVVDQILLCIFSGGHALLIGVPGLAKTLMINTLSQALGLDFKRIQFTPDLMPSDILGSEILDENRQFKFIKGPIFSNIILADEINRTPPKTQAALLEAMQERSVTIAGHNYKLDLPYFVLATQNPIEQEGTYPLPEAQLDRFMFAIKLEYPTFEEEVQVVKQTTSDVKTKINPLFTAQEIIDFQHLIRRIPVADNVIEYAVTLVSKTRPDNSLTNDFVKNYLDWGAGPRASQNLILAAKAHAAFNGKFSPDIEDVKAVATGILRHRIIKNYKADAEGITEEVIIQKLM